Part of the Coregonus clupeaformis isolate EN_2021a chromosome 8, ASM2061545v1, whole genome shotgun sequence genome, CCAGCTGCCACTTATTTACTCATGTTGAGGTATAAAATGCTCATTACTCTAACATTCTCTATGTCAGGTTTCACAAAATTCCCCATCTAATAGATGTATTGGACTAGAATAGAGACTAGTAATAGACTATGGACTATACTCCACAAGCATGCTCTATATTAGACCCTGACCACTTCTATTCAACCCTCTCTTGCCAAGATGTGTTTCCGAGGTTGTGGAGGTCCCTGGCAAGTCTTGCAAGTATTGTAGCCAAAGGTGAGGTTTGGGCATCCCAGGCAGCCAAGCAAGCTTACTCTGACCACACACTTGAACTTGAAAACAAGTATTTTTGTCTGTTGCATTCAATCAAGGGAGTCCTAAATGCATGCTTAGAACAGCCAAAAGTGAAACGCTGCCCGAAGACCTCTTTACCCATTAGATTTTACGGCAAGATGTTATGGGGGACCCTTTTAAATGCATCAAAGTCCAATAAATCTGTTGGCAAAGGCCGATGTATTTATGGTGTTTTTCAGACTCCATCTGCAATCACTTACAGGCTGATATCTTTAAACGGGTGACGTTTTATAGCTTGCAGTTCAGTGGCATCCACATCTTGAGCAATATCTTGAAAGAGTGCCATCTTTAATTTGTTATTGCACTCTCACTATACTTAGGGTGAATTCCAGCCATTAAAATTCACTGACCAGTTGACCCATAGTtcaaagtatttagaccccttgactttctccacattttgttaggttacagccttattctaaaattgattaaatagttttttccccttcatcaatcgacacacaataccccatgatgacaaagcaaaaacaggtttcattttctttgttgcaaatgtatacacatttaaaaaaagtactttgttgaagcaactttggcagcgattacagcctcagatcttcttgggtatgatgctacaagcttggcacacctgtatttgaggagtttctcccattcttctctgcagatcctctcaaactctgtcaggttggatggggagcgtcgctgcacagctattttcaggtatctccagagatgttcaagtccgggctctggctgggccattcaaggacattctgagacttgtcccaaagccactcctgcgttgtcttggctgtgtgcttaggatcattgtcttgttggaaggtgaaccttcgacccagtctgaggtcctgagcgctctggagcagattttcatcaaggatctctactgtactttgctccgttcatctttccctttatcctgactagtctcccagtccctgccgctgaaaaacatctccacatcatgatgctgccaccaccatgcttcaccgtagggatggtgcctggtttcttccagaaatgacgcttggcattcaggccaaagagttcaatcttggtttcatcagaccagagaatcttgtttctcatggtctgagagtgctttaggtgccttttggcaaactccaagcgggctgtcgtgcctttttactgatgagtggccactctaccataaaggcctgattggtagagtgctgcagagatggttgtccttctggaaggttctctcatctccacagaggaactctggagctctgtcagagtgaccatcgggttcttggtcacctccctcctcccccgattgctcagtttggctgggcggccagctctaggaagagtctttgtggatccaaacttcttccatttaagaatgatggaggccactatgttcttggggaccttcaatgctgcagaaatgttttggtacccttacccagatctgtgcctcgacacaatcctgtctctgagctctatggacaattccttcgacctcatggcttggtttttgctctgacatgcactgtcaactgtgggaccttatatagacaggtgtgtgcctttacaaatcatatCCAAtaagttgaatttaccacaggtggattccaatcaagttgtagaaacatctcaaggatgatcaatggaaacaggatgcacctgagctcaatttcgagtctcatagcaaagggtctgaatacttatgtaaataaggtatctttttttatttttaatacatttgcagaaattaaaaataaactgttcgctttgtcattatgggggattgtgtgtaggttgaggatttgtatttatttaatccattttagaataaggctaatgtaacaaaatgtggaaaagtcaagaggtctgaataccttccgaatgcactatatgtaTTCAACATGCATAGTTGTTTGTCCAACAGTAATGTAAGTATCACAGCATGGGGACGCACTGTATGGATAAGCATGTCCTTACTATCTTACATTCTAGTCTGATGAGTTAATTAATGACCATAACAATTGTATTGATCTGTTCAGGGAACTATAATGCCTGGACTTATAGTTGCTTGATGTCATCAGTTTCAAAGCAAAACATTTTATGGAATCCTAGCGAGCATTATATGGGTGTATAGAGGTCCTATTGATGTCAGAAAATATCAGTGTGTCACTGGAAAGTGGAAGAACTTCCCTTTTGCTCTCCAGAAGCGACCGCCGACCCTTGACCTCCTCAGGGCTGTACCCTTCCTGACCCTCACTCTTTCCTGGCCCAGGTTTTGCAGGGAGAGTTGCGTAATGGCGGGTTGTGTCCGTCCGTTCCCACTCGCCAACAATGAACCCGGGGGCTCAGGAGAGAGGAAGCGGTCTGGGCCACTGTCCCGTGGGAGGGCATTTTCCCTCCGTCCGTCCTCTTTTTTTTCGGGCCTGTGTTTGTTCTATTGTGGGGGGAGGAAAATACAGAGACGTCACTTTCAATAAACACAGGCATGGATTTACATGTCTCGAAAGGGTAGGGGCTTGTGTGACGTGCCACCTTTGGAAGATGACTGTATTGAGACCCGTTTTACTGATGTTCTCATGAGATGTTGGTAGTTTGGGTATGCCTAACTTCCTGTATGTCAGTCATGTAATTGCTACCCACTTTTCTAAGCATAGCCTATGCCAAAGGGTTACGGACACCAAATGGTTGATATTACACAACATATACTGAAGGCATCTCCTAAAATGGGTTGCTAAGCGACTTTCTCTTTTGTAGCACACACAGCTGACCAATTAGCTAGACTTTCCATCAATCAGCCACAGGATAGCATACCTCCCAATTAAGCGACATTATAGTTCTGAGTTTGGTATGACTCATGGCCTGCATGGCTGCCACTTCAGAGTGGATGCCAACCAGCTGGGTATTTGGTTAGGTTGGGTATGCCTCTTAATGTTTCAAGGGCTGTTAGGACTGAAATACCAAACGGCAAAGTGTTTAAGTTGTAATTGATTGCCGTATTGATACTCAGAAGTCGATCTACACAGAGGTTCCTACTTGATTGACAAAGAATGTCAAAAGTGTATAGATGTACCTTATGTGGACAAGATTTGATCGCCTATGTTCATTGATTTTAATTCTTGGCATCTTATATTGTTGGTTGTTCACTGATTTCAATTTGGGAGCAAAATATGCCTGCTGaaatacatttaagtcatttagcagacactcttatccagagcaacttacaaattggtgcattcaacttaggatagccagtgggacaactaccctttttttcttctttttttatgggggggtgggggagggggggtgtagaaggattactgttatactattccaggtattccttaaagaggtagggtttcaagtgtctccggaaggtggtcagtgactccgctgtcctggcgtcgtgggggagcttgttccaccattggggtgccagagcagcgaatagctttgactgggctgagcgggaactgtgcttccatagaggtaggggggctagtaggccagaggtggatgaacgtagtgccctcgtttggttgtagggtctgatcagagcctgaaggtaaggaggtgccgttcccctcacagctccgtaggcaagcaccatggttgtgtagtagatgcaagcttcaactggaagccagtggagtgtgtggaggagcggatgacgtgagagaacttgggaagattgaacaccagacgggctgcagcgttctggataaattgtaggggtttaatggcacaggcagggagcccagccaacagcgagttgcagtaatccagacgggagatgacaagtgcctggattaggacctgtgccgctttctgtgtaaggtagggtcgtactctgcgaatgttgtagagcatgaacctgcaggattgggtcaccgctttgatgttagcggataGTCATCAGCTTGTCTTTATGAGTCTGTGGGAATGACTGATTTCCTCTACAATGCCAATGTAGCAACAAGAATGGGTGTGTAAAATGCCTGATTCATTGGGTATGTAGGCATGCTCCAACAGATCCTCAGAATTCAAGATGACGTCAAGAAGAAAGTCACGCACACAGTGGTCTACCTTGTTTTAGTTACATGACTAGCTCATAGGATACTGTATGACAGGGTTTACTGTTTGGTCAGCAGCATGTTTTTGTTTCTTTTGATGTAAACATCGGTCAACGTTGCTTATGTAACACTTAAAATAGCCAAAGGTTGGCCTATATGCTGGTCAATGGATATGGCATCTGCCAGTCTGCATCGGGAGATGATGATAAACTAACAATATAGTGGAAAATTAAAAAGCCTATATTTTTTACGGCTTACGCATCGCAATATAATGTTTTATTGTTGTTAGACAtaagcagtaaaaaaaaaaaaaaaaggcttaCATTTTTTCCACTACATGATTACTTTTGGAAGTTCTTTGCACAGAGGCTTTTTCGACATTGTTTACTATCCAGAATCAACTTCTGTTTGTTCTATAGCATTTCAACCCATGATCAAAGACCACCTCATGGTATACACCTATAACCAAATAAGCGTTCCTCTCCTGCGTCTCTAATAATATAAGCTGCTTATTTGGAGACAGAAAAATGTTCAATCATTGTTTGATTAAGTGCATGTTTGTAAAATCTCATTTTGCATTCATTTTGGTTGCACAGCCACTGTGCTATGCAGTTGCCTAGCCATATTTTAATTACTATAGGTCACTGGCCACTGACCTCCTGCATTATGCATTTGTttcagaagaagaagaggaggaagattgaCCGCAGCATGATCGGAGAGCCCACAAACTTTATGCACCTCACACACATTGGCTCTGGGGAGATGGCAGAAGGTTTGCCGCCGGTATGTATAAGGTTTTGGCTACTTTAATAAAAATCATCCTTTTACACATTTCGTAGTCAGTGTTTAGAAGAATGATAGGTCAGTCAGTAATCATGACAGATCCATCTCTAACAATTGCCGTTGGGCTGCTCATAGTGAATGCTTCTGTTATTTGTTCTTTGCTTTACACTTAAAGTGCATGTCAAATTAGTTCAATTTGCACCCTACCTAAACTGTTATTTCAACACTTGGATCAAGTCTTGTCTGCAGCAAAATTGTATCAAATTAAATGCAGGTGAAATGGAGGATATTGCGTAAAACATATCAATGCAACATGGTACAATCCAGGGAATTGGTATCGGTTTTCTTTGGACAAAAATGAATACAAAAACACGAATGAAGCTTTGATATGTTAACTGCTACACTAGTCCCACCCCCGTTGGCTTATAGACATTCAGTTAACTGGCCCATTTCCAGCCAGCCACCTGCAGCCCCACTTTTGAACAAGGCTCACCCTGTGCAAGATACAGTAGTGTTCCTGTGAAACACAGGCCCTGAAATGGACCCCCTCCCTACCACATCATGCCCATGATGTTCCCTAGACCCTATTGCTcagtccctcctccctccctgggaGTGATTCCAGAGGGCACACAGAGAAGGGACAGTGACAGGGGACACAGCTGGAAGGCCTTGGCTGCTAAATGAAAGGCCCCTTCTGTGTCCTGCAACACTGGTAAAGGATTACCCCAATCGTCTAGCACAGGAACCCAAAACAAGAGCTCCTTCCTGTGCCTGTTAAAGGGGAACTCTGACATCCCGCTGAAAACCAAGTCAACTCACCAGTGACCAAGTCTTGTTTGCTTAGCATTGACGACCTTTAAATGCATTAATGAGCTTTAATGCCGAATGAGAGACGTATATGTTTTGTGTTTGCACTAAGCCGGCGGCTCCATTGCGAACAATGACAAATCCTGATAATGAAACAAATCCCATTTAATTGGAGTCATTGCACTGGAACAGTGCAAACAGGCATGCTAGACAAACACTGCTGCCTTTTGTTTAAGCTGGGCTGAAGTGCGTTTGGGTATACCTTATTTCCACTGCTGCCTATATCTTATCGTGCAGAATTATTACATAAcgccattacaaaacatctctgtGTAATCTTGACACTGCCTCACCTTCTGCGCCGTCAGTGTTCTGACTACAGGTTTGTTTTAAGTTTTCATGCACAGTGTTTGAATGTTGCAAAGTTTGTATGTATTTCCACATACACGCCTCTAGCTTATCCATCAACTATTTACTTCCGCTAGGGATTGTGGGGCTACATGAAATATAAACAAATCACACCGTTGTGAGTGAGCAAAGGGCTCTTACTTAGCAACCACAGTGTTGTCACAGTATTATGCAGGTGCTGTCAACCAACTCTTTAATAACACTTTTGTGACACAACTGACTACATGTCATATAATACCAGAAAGCAGGTCAGATTGTCAATGTCCTCGATTCTTGCTGGCTGATACGCCACTGTATTTGACATTATTCTACCAGGGAGTGATGTTTGTGTGACTGACATTTTGTTCTTGTCCCCTCTGCAGTCAGGGTCAGTCCAGGAACAGATGAGGTCCAAAGGACCCAGCACCAATGGCAGAAGCAGCCTCTTATAGCCAGTAAGTACACTCTATATACTCCAGTACACACACTTGTGCACACACACTCAATCTTTGGATCATACTTTTTTATGGGGTTAAATAAATATGATGAAATTCTGGGGAAAGTTTGTGAAAGTCCAACTGGAAGTGTTCATCTTGATTAGTTTATTTGAAATGGGGGAATTTTTTGTCAAGCAATGTGAATAGGATATTAATGGATGACTCTCCCTATCTTTTGTACTTCCCCAAAAGTTGACAATGAACTCAACCTAAGTTCTAGGAAAACTTTTTTTAAACAGTTAACTACATACTCTTTaagattttttttgtttgtatctGATGATATTATTCAACAAGGTTTGACTTTTTATTCAGAAATTGCTGCTCTCCAATGACATTAGGTTTTCTTGCGGTTTCAGACATATGGACCAATCCAGAGACTCGATGTGAGCTCCTCATTTCCCCTTCCTCGGACCCAGCCTCAAGCCAACCTGCATGGACCAACTCAGCATATTGCACTTAGGCCCACAATGACCACCGCAAATGGCAGAATAAAAAAGAAAGATCCAAAAAGATGACTTCATTTCCCAGAATCCCTTTTAGCCCCATCACCAGTTTCAAATGGAACATGACTCCTGCCTTGAAGAGGGAAAGTACCCTGGATTCTCACTCAGTACTGGGGACTGGACGAGATTGTTTGTGGGCTTTTAGTTTGCTTTGATAAAACATAGGAGGTATCCGGCTACTGGCGGATACGGATTTTCCCATTTGTCTCAGTTTCAAGCAAGGGATTGTCCGAACATTTCATATTTCTCTGACAAGACATTTCTCTAACAAGACCATCTCACAAGTGTGATACTGCTCTTGCACTAACACAAACAAACAGGTGTTCTTTATTCTTGACTCAAAGTGGTGTGCGCTTGTGCCCTTTTAAGTGTTGTGCCTGTAACGATTATAATGCCTTATAAGTAGTGAATGATGGAAATTGAGCCCATCTGTTTCCTATAgtttcatacagtgggggaaaaaaagtatttagtcagccacaaattgtgcaagttctcccacttaaaaagatgagaggcctgtaattttcatcataggtacacgtcaactatgacagacaaattgagaatttttttcccagaaaatcacattgtaggatttttaatgaatttatttgcaaattatggtggaaaataagtatttgttcacctacaaacaagcaagatttctggctctcacagacctgtaacttcttctttaagaggctcctctgtcctccactcgttacctgtattaatggcatctgtttgaacttgttatcagtataaaagacacctgtccacaacctcaaacagtcacactccaaactccactatggccaagaccaaagagctgtcaaaggacaccagaaacaaaattgtagacctgcaccaggctgggaagactgaatctgcaataggtaagcagcttggtttgaagaaatcaactgtgggtgcaattattaggaaatggaagacatacaagaccactgataatctccctcgatctggggctccacgcaagatctcaccccgtggggtcaaaatgatcacaagaacggtgagcaaaaatcctagaaccacatgggggggacctagtgaatgacctgcagagagctgggaccaaagtaacaaagcctaccatcagtaacagacatgccgccagggactcaaatcctgcagtgccagacgtgtccccctgcttaagccagtacatgtccaggcccgtctgaagtttgctagagtgcatttggatgatccagaagaggattgggagaatgtcatatggtcagataaaaccaaaatataactttttggtaaaaactcaactcgtcgtgtttggaggacaaagaatgctgagttgcatccaaagaacaccatacctactgtgaagcatgggggtggaaacatcatgctttggggctgttttttctgcaaagggaccaggacgactgatccgtgtaaaggaaagaatgaatggggccatgtatcgtgagatttttagtgaaaacctccttccatcagcaagggcattgaagatgaaacgtggctgggtctttcagcatgacaatgatgccaaacacaccgcccgggcaacgaaggagtggcttcgtaagaagcatttcaaggtcctggagtggcctagccagtctccagatctcaaccccatagaaaatctttggagggagttgaaagtccgtgttgcccagcgacagccccaaaacatcactgctctagaggagatctgcatggaggaatgggccaaaataccagcaacagtgtgtgaaaaccttgtgaagacttacagaaaacgtttgacctgtgtcattgccaacaaagggtatataacaaagtattgagaaacttttgttattgaccaaatacttattttccaccataatttgcaaataaattcattaaaaatcctacaatgtgattttctggatttttcttcctcattttgtctgtcatagttgacttgtacctatgatgaaaattacaggcctctctcatctttttaagtgggagaacttgcacaattggtggctgactaaatacttttttcccccactgtatgtattgctAAAGTGCAGTGGCCAAATTGTTATTTTTGGTTTTGGAAGCGAAGTTGATCACTTAACAAGCAGGATGTGGCATCACCCTTGGCTCCACCCGCTACTTGTCTGGAGTAGTTTGAGATCCAATTATAGCAGCACTGTACACATACAGGGGTGGGAGTGGTCACTTGTAGGCCTACTTTGCTAATGTTTTGGCACTTTGCATGTTTCACATGGATGGTTCTTAGACATCTTCTCACACATTCCACCATTAGTCACTGTCTTTCTTACAAACACGCCAAGTTTCTCATAGACACCCTCTCGTGTATATACTTCTACCTTAAGTATTATTGCCAAAGTTATGCCTTTATATATTAGGTGCTTTTTTACCATGCATGCTTTAACACCAGCAAATCTGAACACTGGATAGCACTGGCAGGTGACCTAGCAGTTAGAGCGTTGTGGcactaaccgaaaggtcgctggtttgaatacccgagccgacaaggtgaaaaatctatgtgcccttgagcaatgcacttaacccgAATTTGCTCCAGGGATGCTGTACTACTATggttgaccctgtaaaacaacatatttcactgcacctatccggtatgtgaaaataaaacatatatttatgTTTTTCATTACCTTCTGTAGTGTCCCATAGACTCGCGCTCTTGGGGTTGAAAAAAAGTGTGTATGGTGTGCACAATTCCACACTGAATGCTTTTAGAATTGACCCATCCCAAGTTAGACTTtttctttgggggggggtagtAATCTTGTTGAGAAATCCACTTCTAAGCATTTGCAAGCTGAATGTAAGATGCAGTAACTAATCTAATTGGCTTTATCTAAAAACGATCATCCAGTTGGACTGTCAGTTCATCAGGGTTATGTCACTAACACCTCAAATTGATCATAAACCATGGCAACTTGGCTTTGGGTCTCCTGTTGCACAGTGTTAGTCTTAGAATTGGCCCCTGTCGTTCTAAGCTGAGACATGCTCATTAGCTTTTTAGCTATTCTGAAAGGTGACCTTTATGGGCTTTCTGTTTCAATGACAATCTACAATTCAGGTTAGAGGAAATGGCAGAGCCTATAATACTGCAGAGAGAAAGTGATGGCTGGTTTTGTTTtctgttatttttctatttatcATATCACAAGTTATCTTGCCTCATGACCGCTAAATGGACCCACTGTTGCCATTGGCTTCAATATTCTATTTAGATGCTAGCCTGCTACAGTTCAGACAAACGCTTGCAGTATGAGTGAGTTTGCATAgaaattattttaattatttgtttttaatgttttacggCTACCCTCATATTTTTGTAAGCATTGGAGCTGGATTTTTAAGTTCTTTTAAGTTTTGTTTCATATGCTTAAGAATAGTTCTAATCTCGGACTAAAGAGATTCCAGGATGCAATGTACACACTTTTCTTTTTAGTCTCTCTGCTAATGTTGCAGTGTTTTCCTGGGTCTCCCGCTTTGCTCCGTTTTAATTGGTCATTTGTTACACAGTCCTCCTATGAGGATGTTGGTGTACAGATGTGTGATAGTAGAGTAAGTGTTATGCAAACCTGTTAGAGTGTTTTCTCTGCTTCTGGGCTTTTTCCCTCCTGAAAATACAGTCGATATTTTATGTATCCCTATGTGTTTCTGGTGTTTTGTTTACTTGAAAGAGTCATTTACTTTGAAGGGGCATGTCCTCCAGAGGTTGATACTCAAGTGCATATGAAAAAGTAATTTTGTTTCACTTAAGGAATCCTGCACAGACAAATTATACCCAGTTGAACAGTTTAGTGATAACTGTAGACAATACTTTCTGAGTTTAGGGAAATCAAACATTTTAAGTGTGAGTTAGTCTTCAGACCCAGATTGACAGCAAAAATCTCTAAAGAAATCACTGTTGATATCAACCTCTGTTACGTTTGCTGTGAGGAACTAGACTCAAATTTAAGTTCCCCTGTTTCCAACAGCCAAAGCAAATCTCTGTGCAAAGTTGCAGGAAGAGACTTTTACTATTATGAAAGGCTTCATCCAGCCTCCACACATCTCATTCTCCAACATCTTGTGTTTTATTACAAGCAGCTGTCTGAGACCACAGTAATCTCAACAACCTATAATAATGCTTTTAGTCTGTGAGCAGCCCAGAGTCTAACCATGGGGCAGAGCCCAGGATAACACATTCATTACCTACTTCACTTGGGAGGGGGGAAAGTGCCCATGGAAAAACTGAAGATGTGGGAGGTGTAGCAGTTTGGTGTAATCAACATGTGGGAAAAGTCTCAAGCTATTGTCTTTACTAGTGTAAACTTGACACGGCAAAGATGACTGCGTAAACAAACTACTGGCTGGCCGTAGTTAGCTATTTGTAATTTATCTCAACAGACTATAAATATATTTCACTTGGAAGTAAATTTGTTTGGGAACCAAAAATAATCACTTACTATTTccagttgtcacgatcgtcagggagagaccaatgcgcagcgtgatgaatgaacatgtttactttattaaattaaagcacgaccaaaacaacaaacgactcgtaatgtccacggtgacaatgaccgaacacggaacaaaaacccacaaacacaaagtgaaaaacagacagttaaatatggctcccaatcagagacaaccagccaacagctgacactcgttgcctctgattgggagtcactcaggcaaacatagaaaacaacaaaccagaacccccaacatagaaataaaccacataaaatgaacacaccctggctcaacatatagagtcccagagccagggtgtgacagtacccccccctaaaggcgcggacagcgaccgcgcctcaaccagaaaaaaataggggagggctgggtgggcactcctcctcggcggcggttctggctccgggcttgcccaccaccctccaataaaccccccatagcgcccctggtccggtctggccccgctggctggagctgacctggacgtagcaggagcggctagcttcagctccgttggggagcaataaagcggtacctgatttggcaccgatgacccaggcacgggttgtgccggactgacgacgcgcaccccaggcttggtgcgtgaggcaggaaaggacaGGACCTGGCTGttgatgcgcacccctggcttggtgcgtggagcagcaacgggccggaccgggctgacgatacgcacccctggcttggtgcgtggagccggaacgggcctcaccggactgatgactcgcacccctggcttggtgcgtggagcagcaacgggccggaccgggctgacgatgcgcacccctggcttggtgcgtggagcagcgacgggccggaccgggctgacgatgcgcacccctggcttggtgcgtggagccggaacgggcctcaccggactgacgaagcacaccac contains:
- the LOC121572944 gene encoding CDC42 small effector protein 1-like isoform X1 produces the protein MQGIWMHQDYPKIEGHRGYLSSPACKAATESRTLNRRSPGMSEFWHKMGCCVVAKPPPKKKRRKIDRSMIGEPTNFMHLTHIGSGEMAEGLPPSGSVQEQMRSKGPSTNGRSSLL
- the LOC121572944 gene encoding CDC42 small effector protein 1-like isoform X2, which produces MQGIWMHQDYPKIEGHRGYLSSPACKAATESRTLNRRSPGMSEFWHKMGCCVVAKPPPKKRRKIDRSMIGEPTNFMHLTHIGSGEMAEGLPPSGSVQEQMRSKGPSTNGRSSLL